A part of Neodiprion pinetum isolate iyNeoPine1 chromosome 4, iyNeoPine1.2, whole genome shotgun sequence genomic DNA contains:
- the LOC124216654 gene encoding vascular endothelial growth factor receptor 1-like isoform X2, which produces MRKHQRLITTQFTTDTADPMYISHISKLTIKNVTENDGGSYTCFIQEFSDDDEAADTCDIKFWDPNHFFVDVSMAEGDSIRSIVGKEGETYRWNIRIDAYPEYSLHWYKIDHQELKEINFNNDSKYSVSDTFRTDGRLNHLFEIHNSDVYDNGDYLVRVGTKYNTSDLHLNLTINVQPIPNITPHVEYVAPGQSMNFFCTTVSHPLANVTWRYMEQPNYPSLDGNRSVTLSDYKELSNIDAVTLKSQLKIKINDTGHLICRSCNYINCVEVSKLIYVSDVNARFAIKPLESVVEGDNINITCGASVYLNFSSDEILKWNVNRSDLETGRMRVLKEKTKFTHLSILQISRVTQSDDGIYICDVLDKSKGIKPQAYNLSVAAGRKPKIYEWNMNTSQLVIDTDKKRKDGVTLKCLSDGMPKPETTWLKNNKPLPEAHSYHISKSKSEFRIYSFIEQDSGLYTCQMVNRFGIDQRSVDIVVRGQSYTLWISLICVLFIIIAVIVIYLVIEVTRRRRLKRELHAAGLTHFAEGAIECLNPDLNIDDQAELLPYDKKWEFPWERLKLGKQLGSGAFGVVMKAEAQGICAEGEVTTVAVKMVRRSADPSYMKALASELKIMAHLGQHLNVVNLLGACTKNIITKRELYVIVEYCRFGNLHNYLQRHRDSFINQIDPSTKKIDASIGIELLARRDSVIEQKRRLSRTFSRSVSIRSTETNSGAELIDYHENTDFADINMSPDGGILSNNSVQPGWRSNYRGDYKDQNLKPICTHDLLCWAWQVSRGMEYLSRRNVLHGDLAARNILLTDDNLVKICDFGLAKNMYKDDNYQKKGDSPLPIKWMAIESIRDRLFSTQSDIWSFGIVLWEFFTLAQTPYPGMDAEKQYHRLIEGYRMDKPEYATSEIYDFMQECWNAKPSLRPTFSELVNKLGDLLNESIRMHYSEQDDVYIEMNKRNLKDGQSDYLTMMSPSNRDGHDLAVQMMEPPPSSDYLPMSPMKTTKEPDIFSPRTKDSESHFDFPPTSNTAPINSNSEDSTESTPTQLSENSREEKTGEDPQEKRAESGKKELENSIIATDANYCNVVNNGPVSIPKNHFQDEVKDSYTNLMQSNIGNNYINFSAELTNPDHRVNISQQKNNEAKNVFDSFSNPSYITIPQP; this is translated from the exons CATCAGCGGCTAATCACAACCCAGTTCACAACGGATACAGCAGATCCTATGTATATATCTCATATTTCCAAGCTGACAATTAAGAATGTGACGGAAAATGATGGCGGTAGCTACACTTGTTTCATACAAGAATTTTCCGATGATGATGAAGCAGCAGACACGTGTGATATTAAGTTTTGGG ATCCGAACCACTTTTTTGTCGACGTAAGCATGGCTGAAGGTGACTCTATTCGATCAATTGTAGGAAAAGAGGGAGAGACTTACAGATGGAATATTAGAATTGACGCATATCCCGAATACTCGCTGCACTG GTACAAGATCGATCATCAAGAACTTAaggaaatcaatttcaacaatGACAGCAAATACTCGGTCAGCGACACCTTCCGGACCGACGGGAGGCTAAACCACCTTTTTGAAATACATAACTCGGACGTGTACGATAATGGCGACTACCTCGTTCGCGTGGGAACGAAATATAACACGAGTGACCTGCATCTTAACTTGACAATTAATG TACAACCGATTCCCAACATCACTCCTCACGTGGAGTACGTTGCACCGGGCCagtcgatgaattttttctgcaCAACAGTCAGTCATCCGTTAGCAAACGTGACATGGAGGTATATGGAACAGCCTAACTATCCATCATTAGATGGAAATAGATCTGTAACTCTTTCG GATTATAAGGAACTTTCAAACATCGATGCGGTAACCTTGAAGTCACAATTGAAGATAAAGATTAACGACACAGGACATCTAATATGCAGAAGCTGCAACTATATAAACTGTGTTGAAGTTTCCAAGTTGATCTACGTTTCTG ATGTCAATGCGCGGTTTGCTATAAAACCTCTCGAATCCGTCGTTGAAGGTGATAACATCAATATCACGTGTGGTGCTTCAGTTTATCTTAATTTTAGTAGCGATGAGATTCTTAAATGGAACGTTAATCGTTCGG atcTTGAAACAGGAAGAATGAGAGttttgaaagagaaaacaaaatttacgcATCTTTCAATACTTCAAATAAGCAGAGTGACTCAATCGGACGATGGGATTTACATTTGTGATGTTCTCGACAAGAGTAAGGGCATCAAACCCCAGGCGTATAACTTGTCGGTGGCGG CTGGGCGTAAACCAAAAATATACGAATGGAATATGAATACTTCTCAGTTAGTAATTGACACggataaaaaacgaaaagacgGTGTGACTCTCAAATGCTTGAGTGACGGAATGCCAAAACCAGAAACCACCTGGTTGAAG AATAACAAACCACTGCCAGAAGCCCATAGTTACCACATTTCGAAAAGCAAATCTGAGTTCCGCATATATTCGTTTATCGAGCAAGATAGTGGACTATACACGTGTCAAATGGTGAATCGTTTTGGGATTGATCAAAGATCCGTGGATATTGTAGTTCGAG GGCAAAGTTACACACTTTGGATTAGTTTGATCTGCGTGCTTTTCATAATCATTGCcgtaattgttatttatttggtAATTGAAGTGACTCGTCGGAGG CGCTTGAAAAGAGAGCTCCACGCGGCAGGATTGACCCATTTTGCGGAAGGGGCGATCGAATGCCTGAACCCCGATTTGAACATCGATGATCAAGCCGAGTTATTACCTTACGATAAGAAATGGGAATTTCCCTGGGAACGCTTGAAACTCG GTAAGCAACTGGGAAGTGGTGCATTCGGTGTGGTTATGAAAGCCGAGGCACAAGGAATTTGTGCCGAAGGAGAAGTGACCACCGTTGCTGTGAAAATGGTTCGACGATCTGCAGATCCAAGTTACATGAAAGCCCTTGCCAGCGAACTCAAGATCATGGCGCACCTCGGCCAACATTTGAACGTCGTTAACCTTCTTGGAGCTTGCACTAAAAACATTATCACCAAGC gtgaactaTACGTAATTGTGGAGTACTGCCGCTTCGGAAATTTGCATAACTATTTGCAGCGTCACAGAGATAGTTTTATTAACCAGATTGATCCTTCTACTAAAAAAATCGATGCAAGCATCGGTATAGAACTTTTAGCTAGACGTGATAGTGTCATTGAACAGAAAAG ACGGCTGTCAAGAACATTTTCTCGCAGTGTCAGCATCAGATCAACTGAAACCAATAGTGGAGCCGAACTGATAGACTACCATGAAAACACGGATTTCGCAGACATAAACATGTCTCCAGACGGCGGTATTTTGAGTAACAATTCTGTACAGCCCGGGTGGCGATCCAATTATCGAGGTGATTACAAGGATCAGAACTTGAAACCGATTTGCACCCACGACTTACTCTGTTGGGCGTGGCAGGTTTCACGGGGCATGGAATATCTCAGTCGTAGAAAC GTTTTACACGGTGATTTAGCGGCAAGAAATATTCTGCTCACAGACGATAATTTAGTAAAAATCTGCGACTTTGGATTAgctaaaaatatgtacaaggATGATAATTATCAAAAGAAAGGAGACAGTCCTCTGCCGATTAAATGGATGGCCATTGAATCGATCAGAGATAGATTATTTTCAACGCAATCGGATATCTGGTCCTTTGGGATAGTTTTATGGGAGTTTTTTACGCTAGCACAGACGCCGTATCCCGGGATGGATGCTGAAAAACAGTATCACAGACTTATCGAAGGGTATCGCATGGATAAACCAGAATATGCAACCAGCGAGAT ATACGATTTTATGCAAGAATGCTGGAACGCCAAGCCGTCTTTGCGTCCTACGTTTTCCGAGCTCGTGAACAAGCTTGGTGATCTGTTGAATGAAAGTATTAGAATG CATTACAGCGAGCAGGACGATGTTTATATTGAGATGAACAAAAGAAATCTGAAAGATGGCCAAAGCGATTACCTGACTATGATGTCTCCGTCAAATCGAGACGGTCACGATTTAGCTGTTCAAATGATGGAGCCACCGCCAAGTTCGGATTATCTGCCCATGAGCCCAATGAAGACCACCAAAGAACCTGACATTTTCAGTCCGCGTACAAAAGACAGTGAATCTCACTTTGATTTTCCTCCTACCAGCAACACGGCTCCGATTAATTCGAATTCGGAAGATTCTACTGAGTCGACTCCAACCCAGTTAAGCGAGAATTCGAGGGAAGAGAAGACGGGAGAAGATCCACAAGAAAAGAGAGCTGAATCAGGGAAGAAAGAACTGGAAAATAGTATAATCGCAACGGACGCGAATTACTGTAATGTCGTCAACAATGGACCTGTATCGATCCCGAAGAATCACTTCCAAGATGAAGTGAAAGACTCTTATACAAATTTAATGCAATCAAACATAGGAAATAATTACATCAACTTCTCAGCTGAATTAACCAATCCAGACCATCGCGTTAATATAtcacaacaaaaaaataatgaagcgAAAAATGTGTTCGACAGTTTTAGTAACCCAAGCTATATAACTATACCTCAGCCGTGA